In Anseongella ginsenosidimutans, one genomic interval encodes:
- the dut gene encoding dUTP diphosphatase gives MKIRVINRSSHPLPAYETESSAGMDLRAFLEEGITLRPLERKIIPTGLFMELPDGYEAQIRPRSGLAFKSGITVLNSPGTIDADYRGEIKVLLINFSDTEFTVNNGDRIAQMVISRHETAGWEEAAELTDTTRGAGGYGHTGV, from the coding sequence ATGAAAATACGAGTAATTAACCGTTCTTCCCATCCCCTGCCCGCATATGAAACCGAAAGTTCCGCGGGGATGGACCTCCGGGCATTCCTGGAAGAAGGAATAACGCTCAGGCCCCTGGAGCGCAAAATAATTCCAACGGGATTGTTTATGGAACTACCGGATGGCTACGAGGCGCAAATCCGCCCGAGAAGCGGACTGGCCTTTAAATCGGGTATCACTGTATTGAATTCGCCCGGAACCATTGACGCCGATTACCGGGGAGAGATCAAAGTCCTGCTGATAAATTTTTCCGACACCGAATTCACCGTGAACAACGGCGATCGTATCGCGCAGATGGTCATTTCCCGGCACGAAACAGCCGGCTGGGAGGAAGCGGCGGAGCTGACGGATACCACCAGGGGCGCCGGAGGGTATGGCCATACAGGCGTTTAA
- a CDS encoding tetratricopeptide repeat protein: MRIPLLIVLGIALSGTYGSAQEKPRGSAPVMRGMSEPDSMLFSNEFFAGLKAKTLGNTEAALGHFSKCVQLNPAGDAAWYELAILHYSRGAEQEALKMINNAIAMNDRQPWYLGFKADLLQKEGKYEAIVETFNRLIELQPGNMDHYYNKANALLMLSRASEALEVYEQIEAAEGPGTELTLARQRVYLKKGETDKAVEEISGLIRKYPGEARYYLILGELYDAGNRPGKALDSYKKALKIEPENGYARLAMADHYRTNGKYKDSFDELKRAFRSPGLRIDAKIKILLDNYIKPGNSLARWDQGEELAGILMAVYPRDARAYAVAGDILLQQDKQAEASNAYREAVKYEKNILLLWEQLLRLEIAQDNFQGIEKTSKEALEYFPEQADFYLFNGVANMQLGKYREAVASLNKGLELAGDSALKLQFYSNLGDAYHATGNHAASDRAFEAALQLDRSNSLIMNNYAYYLALREQHLEKAQRMSRQSISLEPGNVSYQDTYAWVLYKAGNYEEACKWIEKAIEGFPHSPTFMEHYGDILFRLGEEEEAVNMWNKAKELGGKSGLLDKKIREKELYE, translated from the coding sequence ATGAGGATACCATTGCTGATCGTGTTGGGTATTGCCCTTTCAGGGACATACGGCTCCGCGCAGGAAAAGCCCCGCGGGAGTGCGCCTGTCATGCGCGGCATGAGCGAGCCAGACAGCATGCTGTTCTCCAACGAATTCTTCGCCGGCCTTAAAGCAAAAACCCTGGGTAATACAGAAGCAGCCCTTGGGCACTTTTCCAAATGTGTTCAGTTAAACCCAGCCGGGGACGCGGCCTGGTACGAGCTGGCGATCCTTCACTACAGCCGGGGAGCGGAGCAGGAAGCATTAAAGATGATTAATAATGCGATTGCCATGAATGACCGGCAGCCCTGGTACCTGGGCTTCAAGGCGGATCTCCTTCAAAAAGAAGGTAAATACGAAGCGATCGTGGAGACCTTTAACCGCCTGATCGAGCTTCAGCCGGGGAACATGGATCACTATTATAATAAAGCCAATGCCTTACTGATGCTTTCCCGCGCATCCGAGGCATTGGAAGTGTATGAACAAATAGAGGCAGCGGAAGGCCCCGGTACCGAGTTAACCCTGGCCAGGCAGCGCGTTTACCTTAAAAAAGGCGAAACGGACAAAGCCGTAGAAGAGATCAGCGGGCTTATCAGGAAATACCCGGGCGAAGCGCGTTATTACCTTATCCTGGGGGAATTATACGATGCCGGCAACCGACCGGGAAAGGCTTTGGACTCGTACAAGAAAGCGCTTAAAATCGAGCCTGAAAACGGGTATGCACGGCTGGCTATGGCTGATCATTACCGTACGAACGGAAAGTATAAAGATTCCTTCGACGAGTTGAAAAGAGCATTCCGTTCCCCCGGCCTCAGGATTGACGCCAAGATCAAGATCCTGCTTGATAATTATATAAAGCCCGGCAATAGCCTGGCCAGATGGGATCAGGGCGAAGAACTGGCCGGCATCCTGATGGCTGTTTACCCGCGCGACGCGCGGGCCTATGCCGTAGCAGGCGATATCCTGCTGCAACAGGACAAGCAAGCGGAGGCAAGTAATGCGTACCGCGAAGCGGTTAAATACGAAAAAAATATCCTCCTTCTTTGGGAACAGCTTCTCCGGCTTGAAATAGCGCAGGATAATTTCCAGGGAATAGAGAAAACCAGTAAAGAAGCCCTGGAATATTTTCCGGAACAGGCAGATTTTTATCTTTTTAACGGGGTTGCCAATATGCAGCTTGGAAAATATCGCGAGGCGGTTGCTTCCCTGAACAAAGGATTGGAGCTGGCCGGCGACTCCGCACTCAAGCTCCAGTTTTATTCCAATCTGGGGGATGCTTACCATGCTACCGGGAATCACGCTGCTTCCGACAGGGCGTTTGAGGCTGCTCTGCAGCTTGACCGCTCCAATAGTCTTATCATGAATAATTACGCGTATTATCTGGCATTAAGAGAGCAACACCTGGAAAAAGCGCAGCGAATGTCCAGGCAGTCGATCAGCCTTGAGCCCGGTAACGTGTCTTATCAGGATACCTATGCCTGGGTACTTTATAAAGCAGGGAATTACGAGGAGGCCTGCAAATGGATAGAAAAGGCTATCGAGGGCTTTCCCCATAGCCCTACTTTCATGGAACATTACGGGGATATTCTTTTTCGCCTTGGCGAAGAAGAAGAAGCGGTAAACATGTGGAATAAAGCAAAAGAACTGGGCGGGAAGTCGGGCCTGCTGGACAAAAAGATCAGAGAGAAGGAATTATATGAATAA
- a CDS encoding Sec-independent protein translocase subunit TatA/TatB: protein MGTQELLMIGMAVLLLFGGKKIPELMRGLGKGMKEFKDASSGVREEIQNTINSIEDKKK, encoded by the coding sequence GTGGGAACGCAAGAATTATTGATGATCGGCATGGCTGTGCTATTGCTTTTCGGAGGGAAGAAGATCCCTGAATTGATGCGCGGCCTGGGAAAGGGAATGAAGGAGTTCAAAGACGCCTCCAGCGGCGTTCGTGAAGAAATTCAGAATACCATCAACAGTATTGAAGACAAGAAGAAGTAA
- a CDS encoding murein hydrolase activator EnvC family protein, which translates to MFKSISVIVVLLLVSLAGYGQTRAELEKRKQQLEKDIAYTQRILNETQKDKSASLEELQALNSQIRNRQKLINNVNSQINVLDNEIYGNQRQIASLREKLEKLQEEYASMVSFAFRNKNSYSKLMFIFAAKDFQQAFRRIRYLQDIGEYRRKQAGYIKETQAALNAEIEKLKNNKSRQVKLLAENEKQRDVLNQDKQQQSAVVSQLQDKEETLKEKLATQQQEARRLDAAITAAIKREIEEARRKAEAAAKARGEAPAPEVSRGSSALALTPEAKALSAGFANNRGKLPWPVEAGVIVSRFGRQEHPVLENVIVDNLGVGIKTDPGAVARAVFEGEVTSIVQIGGNLAVIVKHGEYFTVYSRLKSVLVEQGDKVILKQALGVVRTSPDEGTKVEFQLWKGTVKLNPEYWLYGR; encoded by the coding sequence TTGTTTAAAAGTATTAGCGTTATTGTAGTGCTGCTGCTTGTATCCCTGGCAGGATACGGGCAAACCAGGGCCGAATTGGAAAAGCGAAAGCAGCAGCTTGAAAAGGATATCGCCTATACCCAGCGTATACTTAACGAAACACAAAAGGATAAGTCGGCCTCGCTGGAAGAACTGCAGGCGCTGAACTCCCAGATCAGGAACCGGCAGAAGCTGATCAATAACGTCAATTCCCAGATAAACGTCCTGGATAATGAAATTTACGGGAACCAGCGCCAGATCGCTTCCCTGAGGGAAAAACTTGAAAAACTCCAGGAAGAATACGCCTCTATGGTGAGTTTTGCCTTCCGGAATAAAAATTCCTATTCAAAGCTGATGTTCATTTTCGCCGCCAAAGATTTTCAGCAGGCTTTCAGGAGGATCCGTTACCTGCAGGACATCGGGGAATACCGGCGCAAACAGGCAGGATACATTAAAGAAACGCAGGCAGCGCTCAATGCGGAAATCGAAAAACTGAAGAATAACAAGAGCCGCCAGGTAAAGCTGCTGGCCGAAAACGAAAAGCAGCGGGACGTACTTAACCAGGACAAGCAGCAGCAGTCCGCCGTGGTGAGCCAGCTCCAGGATAAGGAGGAAACGCTGAAAGAGAAGCTGGCCACCCAGCAGCAGGAAGCCCGGCGCCTGGATGCTGCCATTACTGCGGCGATCAAGCGGGAAATTGAAGAAGCCCGACGGAAGGCGGAAGCAGCCGCGAAGGCCCGGGGAGAAGCGCCGGCGCCGGAAGTTAGCCGGGGTTCTTCCGCACTTGCCTTAACACCGGAAGCCAAGGCGCTGTCGGCAGGGTTTGCCAATAATCGCGGGAAGCTTCCCTGGCCGGTGGAAGCCGGGGTGATCGTATCCAGGTTCGGCAGGCAGGAACATCCTGTGCTGGAAAACGTGATCGTGGATAACCTTGGAGTAGGTATAAAAACCGATCCGGGAGCGGTAGCCCGGGCAGTATTTGAAGGAGAAGTTACCAGCATTGTGCAGATTGGCGGTAACCTCGCAGTGATCGTGAAACACGGGGAATATTTTACCGTGTATTCCAGGCTGAAATCTGTTTTGGTAGAGCAGGGAGACAAAGTTATCCTGAAACAGGCGCTAGGCGTGGTGCGCACTTCTCCCGATGAAGGCACGAAAGTGGAATTCCAGCTATGGAAAGGCACGGTCAAATTGAATCCGGAGTATTGGTTGTACGGAAGATAA
- the gatA gene encoding Asp-tRNA(Asn)/Glu-tRNA(Gln) amidotransferase subunit GatA produces the protein MKTRRSNQFEDPSTEDLKIDSSIREVRSHIFAGRLTLPGLLDQYLSRIRERQHLNAFIEVFSEEAASRANVIQEKILAGTAGKLAGLIIGLKDNICFKDHRVAAASRMLDGFVSVYSATVVERLLQEDAIIIGRLNCDEFAMGASNETSFFGPVLNAADTSRVPGGSSGGSAVAVQAGLCQAALGTDTGGSVRQPAAFCGVVGLKPSYGRVSRNGIIAYASSFDQVGPLTHSVEDAALILEVIAGADPADSTSSAREVPAYSSLLEFKGKAKIAYLKEAFESPGLDEGVRSCMESQISRLRELGHTAEACDFPYLDFVVPAYYILTMAEASSNLARYDGVHYGYRSPSAENLESTYKKSRTEGFGEEVKRRIMLGTFVLSAGYYDAYYSKAQKVRRLIRDALFSLLENYDFILLPTAPTPAFGLGEKTDDPIVMYLADIFTVQASLAGLPAISIPAGAHPDGLPVGLQLIGRKFGEQDLLAFANSNF, from the coding sequence TTGAAGACAAGAAGAAGTAATCAGTTTGAGGATCCTTCAACAGAAGATTTGAAAATTGATTCCTCGATCAGGGAAGTAAGGAGCCACATCTTTGCCGGCCGCCTTACCTTACCCGGACTATTAGATCAGTACCTTTCCCGGATCAGGGAAAGGCAGCATCTCAACGCTTTTATTGAAGTTTTTTCAGAAGAGGCCGCTTCCCGGGCGAACGTCATCCAGGAAAAGATACTGGCAGGAACGGCCGGTAAGCTGGCAGGGCTTATCATTGGCCTTAAAGACAATATCTGTTTTAAAGATCACCGGGTCGCTGCGGCCTCCCGTATGCTCGACGGCTTTGTCTCTGTATATTCAGCTACCGTAGTAGAGCGCCTCCTGCAGGAAGACGCCATTATCATCGGCCGGCTTAATTGCGATGAATTTGCCATGGGCGCCTCTAACGAAACCTCCTTTTTCGGTCCTGTTTTAAATGCAGCCGATACGTCCCGGGTTCCGGGCGGTTCCTCGGGCGGCTCAGCTGTGGCTGTACAGGCCGGCCTTTGCCAGGCTGCGCTGGGGACCGATACAGGCGGCTCCGTGCGGCAGCCTGCGGCCTTCTGCGGTGTGGTAGGCTTGAAACCGAGCTACGGCCGCGTTTCCCGTAACGGTATTATCGCCTATGCTTCCTCCTTTGATCAGGTGGGCCCCTTAACGCATTCGGTGGAAGACGCTGCACTGATCCTGGAAGTGATTGCCGGAGCAGACCCCGCCGACAGTACTTCCTCCGCCCGGGAAGTACCTGCTTACAGCAGTTTACTGGAATTCAAGGGAAAAGCAAAGATCGCCTATCTCAAGGAAGCATTTGAAAGCCCCGGCCTGGATGAAGGCGTTCGTTCCTGCATGGAATCGCAGATCTCCCGCCTCAGGGAACTGGGCCATACCGCAGAGGCATGCGATTTTCCCTATCTTGATTTTGTGGTCCCCGCTTACTACATTCTCACCATGGCGGAAGCTTCCTCTAACCTGGCCCGTTACGACGGGGTACATTACGGCTACCGGAGCCCTTCGGCGGAAAACCTGGAAAGCACCTATAAGAAATCCCGGACGGAAGGCTTCGGGGAAGAAGTAAAGCGGCGCATCATGCTGGGTACCTTTGTCCTGAGCGCCGGGTATTACGACGCTTATTATTCCAAAGCCCAGAAGGTACGCCGTCTCATCCGCGACGCGCTTTTCAGCCTCCTGGAAAACTATGATTTCATTCTTCTTCCCACAGCGCCTACACCGGCTTTCGGCTTGGGAGAAAAAACAGACGACCCCATTGTGATGTACCTGGCGGATATTTTTACCGTACAGGCCTCGCTTGCCGGCCTGCCTGCCATTTCCATCCCTGCAGGCGCACATCCTGACGGTTTACCCGTAGGCCTGCAACTGATAGGGCGCAAGTTTGGCGAGCAGGACCTGCTGGCTTTTGCCAATAGCAATTTTTAA
- a CDS encoding NADP-dependent malic enzyme, translating into MKKTRKQDALDYHSSGRPGKIEVIPTKATSSQRDLSLAYSPGVAEPCLKIAENKEDVYKYTAKGNLVGVISNGTAVLGLGNIGAEASKPVMEGKGLLFKIFADIDVFDIELNATTTDEFVNIVKALEPTFGGINLEDIKAPECFDIESRLKEELNIPVMHDDQHGTAIISGAALLNALEIQKKKIEKARFVVAGAGAAAVSCTRIYISLGAQRENIVMVDTRGVIRKDRDDLDSIKQEFATSRKLHTLEEALKGADVFIGLSKGGILTAQMLKSMAKNPIVFAMANPDPEISYELAVKTRKDIIMATGRSDYPNQVNNVLGFPYIFRGALDVRATAINEEMKLAAVRAIAGLAKRPVPEAVNLAYNQQNITFGKEYIIPKPVDFRLITNVAPAVARAAMDSGVARQPVTDWDQYKAELRKRLGLDDSMMRAVSNKARSNPKRVVFAEADTYKMLKAAQIVIEDGIARPILLGNREKIHRLLEENSLDVYDAPVIDPAEVSQEKVNEYAGILYRKRQRRGMTEGEARKLIRNARNYLGAAMVELGEADALVSGLTKNYAETIRPALQIIGTAPGVRKVAGMYLLLTRKGPIFIGDTTVNEDPSIEDIVDITLLIENAVRKFNVKPRIALLSYSNFGSNEGEVPRKMREAVARLHAAYPDLVVEGEMQANFATNAAMLEDNFPFSALSGEAANTLICPNLESGNIAYKLLQEVGGAEAVGPVLLGMKKPVHILQLGSSVREIVNMITIAVVDAQEKDTLNKK; encoded by the coding sequence ATGAAAAAAACGCGTAAACAGGACGCCCTTGATTACCATTCTTCCGGCAGGCCTGGAAAGATAGAGGTGATCCCCACAAAGGCTACTTCCTCGCAGCGGGACCTCTCGCTTGCTTATTCCCCGGGAGTTGCCGAGCCCTGTTTAAAGATCGCTGAAAATAAAGAAGACGTCTATAAGTACACCGCCAAGGGCAATCTCGTGGGGGTGATCAGCAATGGCACCGCGGTACTTGGACTGGGAAATATAGGCGCGGAAGCTTCCAAGCCCGTCATGGAGGGGAAAGGCCTCCTGTTTAAAATATTCGCAGACATCGACGTATTTGATATTGAGCTGAATGCCACGACAACGGATGAATTTGTCAATATCGTGAAAGCATTGGAGCCGACTTTCGGGGGAATTAACCTGGAAGATATTAAGGCGCCGGAATGCTTTGACATTGAGTCCAGGCTAAAGGAGGAACTCAATATTCCTGTCATGCATGATGACCAGCATGGCACGGCCATAATCTCCGGAGCGGCGCTCTTAAACGCTCTGGAAATTCAGAAGAAGAAAATTGAAAAGGCGCGTTTTGTGGTGGCTGGCGCTGGCGCCGCCGCTGTTTCCTGCACACGTATCTATATCTCGCTCGGCGCCCAAAGGGAAAACATCGTAATGGTGGATACCAGGGGGGTGATCCGTAAAGACCGGGATGACCTGGACAGCATTAAGCAGGAATTTGCGACCAGCCGAAAGCTGCACACCCTTGAAGAGGCGCTGAAAGGGGCCGACGTATTTATCGGTCTGTCAAAAGGCGGGATACTTACGGCGCAAATGCTCAAGAGCATGGCAAAAAATCCCATCGTATTTGCCATGGCCAACCCCGACCCTGAGATCAGTTACGAGCTGGCGGTTAAAACCCGCAAAGACATTATCATGGCCACCGGCCGTTCGGACTATCCCAACCAGGTGAATAACGTGCTGGGCTTCCCCTATATTTTCCGGGGAGCGCTGGATGTCCGCGCTACCGCCATAAACGAGGAAATGAAACTGGCCGCCGTCCGGGCCATTGCCGGGTTGGCAAAACGTCCCGTGCCGGAAGCGGTAAACCTGGCCTATAATCAACAGAATATTACTTTCGGAAAAGAATATATTATTCCCAAACCGGTTGATTTCCGGCTCATCACTAATGTGGCGCCGGCTGTTGCCCGGGCGGCAATGGATTCCGGAGTAGCCCGCCAGCCTGTCACCGACTGGGATCAGTATAAAGCGGAGCTGCGCAAGCGCCTGGGCCTGGATGATTCCATGATGCGGGCCGTTAGCAACAAGGCAAGATCCAACCCTAAACGCGTGGTTTTCGCCGAGGCCGACACGTATAAAATGCTTAAAGCGGCCCAGATCGTTATTGAAGATGGGATCGCCCGCCCCATCCTGCTGGGTAACCGCGAGAAGATCCACAGGCTCCTGGAAGAAAATTCCCTGGATGTTTACGACGCTCCGGTTATCGACCCGGCCGAGGTTAGCCAGGAAAAGGTGAATGAATATGCCGGAATTCTTTATAGAAAGCGCCAGCGCCGCGGGATGACCGAAGGCGAGGCGCGCAAACTGATCCGGAATGCCCGCAATTACCTCGGAGCCGCCATGGTAGAACTTGGCGAAGCGGACGCCCTTGTTTCCGGGTTAACGAAGAATTATGCGGAAACCATTCGCCCCGCTCTTCAGATCATCGGCACAGCGCCCGGCGTACGCAAGGTGGCCGGCATGTATCTTCTTCTCACACGTAAAGGCCCCATTTTCATCGGCGATACCACGGTCAATGAAGACCCAAGCATAGAGGACATCGTGGATATTACGCTCCTCATCGAGAACGCAGTGAGAAAATTCAATGTAAAGCCGCGGATTGCTTTACTTTCCTATTCCAACTTCGGCTCCAATGAAGGCGAAGTTCCGCGGAAAATGCGCGAAGCTGTAGCCCGCCTGCATGCCGCTTACCCTGACCTGGTCGTGGAGGGCGAAATGCAGGCGAATTTTGCCACCAATGCCGCAATGCTGGAGGATAATTTCCCTTTTTCCGCACTTTCGGGCGAAGCTGCCAATACGCTGATCTGCCCTAACCTGGAATCCGGCAATATTGCCTATAAACTTTTGCAGGAGGTAGGAGGCGCGGAAGCCGTAGGCCCCGTTTTACTGGGCATGAAAAAGCCGGTCCACATCCTGCAGTTGGGAAGCTCCGTAAGGGAAATAGTCAACATGATCACCATCGCGGTAGTGGATGCACAGGAAAAAGATACATTAAATAAAAAATAA
- a CDS encoding DUF4292 domain-containing protein codes for MNKRYLTCFILLLLLAGGCKTRKKAVEGRADAGDRLVRKEKEVGAFHEAVQRSDLEFSWLAARGKAEIADGNRNYQVSLNLRMQKDKVIWASVTAILGLEVARAMITPDSIKFFNRLERTYVSQDLDYLREHVHPGISFALLESALTGNSPRYLMESKGQLWEMPGGYRLEGVEELFSYLLRFNQDYKVEKISIREKASGGNFNVDYHNFENRSGKWIPRSVSFTSDASEKELSIHLTYDTFSLNEPQDFPFTVPGRYKRMQ; via the coding sequence ATGAATAAAAGATATCTGACTTGCTTTATCCTTTTGCTGCTGCTGGCAGGAGGATGTAAGACAAGGAAAAAAGCCGTGGAAGGCCGGGCGGACGCAGGCGATCGTCTCGTGCGGAAGGAAAAGGAAGTGGGTGCGTTCCATGAAGCCGTTCAACGTTCCGACCTGGAATTCTCCTGGCTGGCTGCACGCGGAAAGGCGGAGATCGCAGACGGAAACAGGAACTACCAGGTAAGCCTGAACCTGCGTATGCAAAAGGATAAGGTGATATGGGCTTCGGTTACCGCCATCCTTGGCCTGGAGGTAGCACGGGCCATGATCACTCCGGATAGCATAAAGTTCTTTAACAGGCTGGAACGTACCTATGTCAGCCAGGACCTTGATTATTTAAGAGAACATGTGCATCCCGGGATCAGTTTCGCCCTGCTGGAATCCGCCCTGACAGGAAATTCGCCCCGGTACCTGATGGAGAGCAAGGGGCAGTTATGGGAAATGCCCGGCGGCTACCGGCTGGAAGGGGTGGAAGAGTTGTTCAGTTACCTGCTCCGGTTTAACCAGGATTATAAAGTAGAGAAAATTTCTATCCGGGAAAAAGCGAGCGGCGGAAATTTTAACGTCGATTATCATAACTTTGAAAATCGCAGCGGAAAATGGATCCCGCGTTCAGTGAGCTTTACTTCCGATGCGTCAGAAAAGGAGTTGAGTATCCATTTAACATATGATACCTTTTCTCTGAATGAACCCCAGGACTTTCCGTTCACGGTTCCGGGGCGGTATAAACGGATGCAATAA
- a CDS encoding lytic transglycosylase: MLKHALTLLILCFSGAFASFAAIPADSLDTLPVAGQEHEAAAAYRIPLYERQLDSIEKTVPLDYNEIVRSHIELYTYKREGLVSRMMGLSEYYFPIFEQALKEKGLPVELKYLSIVESALNPMAVSRVGATGLWQFMYTTAREYGLQMNSYIDERRDPVAASQAAAEYLNNMYGRYGDWLLAIASYNCGPGNVDRAIYKAGGKLDFWAIMPYLPRETRNYVPAYIAVTYAMNYAKAHDIYSAPPEFAFTPMPVQIEKYISLSSLSRSLDMDPEELYLINPKYRRRIVNGSGASPQTVWLPPAKAELYASLQKEGGAAKVIAASNDEEETAEPVYYKVRSGDNLSAIANRFRCSVQDLKVWNDLRGTRLVPGQRLLVSSEEKEIAAREETYLAKTYRVRRGDTLSSIAARFNTSVAVLKELNGIRSASSLRAGSTIRINPEG, encoded by the coding sequence ATGCTAAAACATGCTTTAACCCTGCTAATACTGTGTTTTTCGGGCGCATTTGCTTCTTTTGCCGCTATACCGGCGGATTCCCTGGATACCCTTCCCGTTGCAGGACAGGAACATGAAGCGGCAGCGGCTTATCGGATTCCTCTTTATGAGCGTCAGCTTGATTCCATTGAAAAGACGGTCCCGCTTGATTATAATGAGATCGTAAGGTCGCATATAGAACTTTATACTTATAAAAGGGAAGGGCTTGTATCCCGTATGATGGGGCTGTCGGAATATTATTTTCCCATTTTTGAGCAGGCATTGAAAGAAAAGGGTTTACCAGTTGAACTCAAATATCTTTCCATTGTCGAATCCGCCCTGAACCCTATGGCGGTTTCCAGGGTGGGGGCCACCGGCCTCTGGCAATTTATGTACACTACGGCCCGGGAATACGGCCTGCAGATGAATAGTTATATAGACGAACGCCGCGACCCCGTGGCGGCCAGCCAGGCAGCTGCCGAATACCTGAATAATATGTACGGGCGCTACGGAGACTGGCTGCTTGCCATTGCCTCTTATAACTGCGGGCCCGGCAATGTAGACCGCGCTATTTACAAAGCAGGCGGGAAGCTCGATTTCTGGGCCATTATGCCCTACCTCCCAAGGGAAACAAGAAATTATGTTCCCGCCTATATCGCCGTGACTTATGCCATGAACTACGCCAAAGCGCATGACATCTATTCCGCACCGCCCGAGTTCGCCTTTACGCCCATGCCGGTGCAGATAGAAAAATATATTTCCCTTTCCAGCCTTTCCAGATCGCTGGATATGGATCCTGAGGAACTTTACCTGATAAACCCCAAGTACCGGCGGCGAATTGTGAACGGGTCGGGAGCCAGCCCGCAGACCGTCTGGCTGCCGCCGGCAAAGGCGGAATTGTATGCAAGCCTGCAGAAAGAGGGAGGAGCGGCAAAAGTGATCGCTGCCTCCAATGATGAAGAGGAAACAGCGGAGCCGGTTTACTACAAGGTAAGAAGCGGGGATAATCTAAGCGCCATCGCTAACCGTTTCCGCTGCAGCGTTCAGGATCTGAAGGTTTGGAATGATCTGCGCGGTACGCGCCTGGTTCCCGGACAGCGGCTGCTGGTCTCATCTGAGGAAAAGGAAATCGCGGCCCGGGAGGAAACCTATCTTGCTAAAACCTACCGGGTAAGAAGGGGCGATACGCTTTCAAGCATTGCAGCCCGCTTCAACACATCGGTAGCGGTTCTTAAAGAACTCAATGGCATCCGCAGCGCTTCCAGCCTCCGCGCAGGCAGTACCATCCGGATCAACCCGGAAGGTTGA
- a CDS encoding Sec-independent protein translocase subunit TatA/TatB, translating to MFHNSLLFLGGIGAGEIVVVSLIVLLLFGGKKIPELMRGLGRGVREFKDAQDGMKEELDDSVKKSEAKKQSAPQPQQ from the coding sequence ATGTTTCATAACAGTCTTTTGTTTTTAGGTGGGATTGGTGCCGGTGAGATCGTTGTTGTCTCGCTGATCGTACTGTTGCTTTTTGGCGGGAAAAAGATTCCTGAACTCATGCGCGGCCTGGGTCGCGGTGTACGCGAGTTTAAGGACGCACAGGATGGTATGAAGGAAGAACTGGACGATTCGGTGAAAAAATCCGAAGCCAAAAAGCAGTCCGCTCCACAACCTCAGCAGTAA